A portion of the Tamandua tetradactyla isolate mTamTet1 chromosome 16, mTamTet1.pri, whole genome shotgun sequence genome contains these proteins:
- the ERFL gene encoding ETS domain-containing transcription factor ERF-like: protein MDCSCVSDLLFAPPALPALWTPGGTGPGTGGRTDRQDFPGRGCGQLEPGEEDGLLRSGRSELGMQTDVCWVWNGLELTCDRALSSEKPERARNGPTAPEQAGTGTPVPRDPAGVVPALARVLPEPGVSEEGEGVGGGGTGVGTEAGPGGAQGLLGFAFPDWAYKPESSPGSRQIQLWHFILELLQKEEYQGVIAWQGDYGEFVIKDPDEVARLWGIRKCKPHMNYDKLSRALRYYYNKRILHKTKGKRFTYKFNFSKVVLVNYPLLDVAAAATGSPLLLTPGPFGAPGPDAPPLTPETLQTLFSGPRLGELGARTPLFTPETDKLRLDSPFPFLGSGATGYSKPPGLLGPYGRAFPEYPWNFNPYLTGSFPKLPPSLYPPHFYPNPLASSLGHLPSAGAGGGPPATPLLAATMGEGLGPERPPGLVAAPRLALPGAGGPEAALGGKDDSDSELEITDVSGCSSDSEGDEGLPVPPKAKVGKGGTGS from the exons ATGGACTGTAGCTGCGTCTCCGACCTTCTCTTCGCCCCGCCCGCCCTGCCAGCTCTCTGGACCCCCG GGGGCACCGGGCCAGGCACTGGGGGACGGACGGACAGACAGGACTTCCCGGGCAGGGGCTGTGGACAGCTGGAGCCGGGGGAAGAGGACGGCTTGCTCAGGAGTGGACGCTCAGAACTGGGCATGCAGACA GACGTCTGCTGGGTGTGGAATGGGCTGGAACTCACGTGTGATCGAGCCCTGTCATCTGAG AAGCCGGAGAGGGCAAGGAACGGCCCCACAGCTCCAGAGCAAGCGGGCACAGGAACCCCAGTGCCCCGGGACCCAGCAGGCGTTGTCCCCGCCCTGGCCCGCGTGCT GCCTGAGCCTGGGGTCTctgaggagggggaaggggttgGAGGAGGTGGCACAGGAGTGGGCACAGAGGCTGGCCCCGGGGGTGCCCAGGGCCttctgg GCTTTGCCTTCCCCGACTGGGCCTACAAGCCGGAGTCGTCCCCCGGCTCGCGGCAGATCCAGCTGTGGCACTTTATCCTGGAGCTGCTGCAGAAGGAGGAGTACCAGGGCGTCATCGCCTGGCAGGGGGACTATGGCGAGTTCGTCATCAAGGACCCCGACGAGGTGGCTCGACTCTGGGGCATCCGCAAGTGTAAACCCCACATGAATTACGACAAGCTGAGCCGGGCCCTGCG TTATTACTACAACAAGCGGATTCTCCACAAGACCAAAGGGAAAAGGTTCACCTACAAGTTCAACTTCAGCAAAGTCGTGCTCGTCAATTACCCTCTGTTGGATGTGGCGGCGGCTGCCACTGGCTCCCCACTCTTGCTGACCCCTGGACCCTTTGGGGCCCCAGGGCCTGATGCTCCCCCCCTTACCCCCGAG ACCCTGCAGACCCTGTTCTCTGGCCCACGCCTGGGAGAGCTGGGGGCTCGGACGCCCCTGTTCACACCTGAGACAGACAAACTGCGCCTGGACAGCCCTTTCCCATTCCTGGGCTCTG GTGCCACTGGCTATTCCAAGCCCCCTGGCCTGTTGGGTCCCTATGGCCGCGCCTTCCCAGAGTACCCCTGGAACTTTAACCCGTATCTCACTGGCTCTTTCCCCAAGCTGCCCCCCTCTCTCTACCCCCCCCATTTCTATCCCAATCCCCTGGCCAGTTCCCTGGGGCACCTGCCCTCggcaggggcaggaggaggcCCCCCAGCCACACCCCTTCTGGCTGCAACGATGGGCGAAGGCCTGGGCCCCGAGCGCCCCCCGGGGCTGGTGGCAGCCCCCCGCCTGGCACTGCCGGGAGCAGGGGGTCCGGAGGCGGCGCTGGGGGGTAAGGATGACAGCGACTCGGAGCTGGAGATTACCGACGTCAGCGGCTGCAGCTCCGACAGCGAGGGTGACGAGGGCCTCCCAGTGCCCCCCAAGGCCAAGGTGGGCAAAGGGGGCACGGGTAGCTGA